GGCTGCCGGTGAACGACTGGGCCTCGTGGCCCAGGTTTTTGATCGCCATGGCCAGCAGCGCCATGGAGATACGCTCTCCGGCGGTCAGCAGCATGTCGAACTCACGCCCGGCAGGCATCGGTGACACCTGCTCGGCGAGATCGATCAGCTCGTCCGTCGTGTCGCCCATCGCGGAAACGACGACGACCACCTGGTGGCCGTTCTTCTTCGCTTCCACGATCCGCTTGGCGACGCGCTTGATGCCCTCGGCATCGGCTACGGAGGAGCCTCCGTACTTCTGCACGACAAGGCCCACGTGCGCTCCTCGCTCCGTTTCAGTCCCTTATCCGCACATACACACGTACTCACACGTGCTGCGGCGGTCGGCTCAGTCTATCGAGCGGTCGAATATCCCTTCCCTGGTATCGCATGGTGAGATGTCCCGCTCACCCTTTGATCGCCTGGGTTTTCTCCGGGCCTTCCACCGGTTTCACCCGGCTTCTCGCCACGGACCCTCGACCGCTCCGGGAACGTCTCTGCCCAGGTCGTCGCCGAACAGTCGGCGCGGACGGGGAAAAGTGCCTGGAGTCACACCGGGAGCCCATGGACGGCTCTCTCGGCGGCGGAACCGCAACTTTCAAGCACTAAGGTCATGGCCGTGCGCGTACTTCTGGTGGAAGACGACGAGCCGGTCGCCGAGTCCCTGCGACGAGGGCTCCTGCGATACGGCTTCGAAGTGCAGTGGGTCAACACGGGCGGGGCGGCGCTGTCGTACGACGGCCCGTACGACGTCGTCCTCCTGGACCTCGGGCTGCCCGACACCGACGGCCTGGACGTCTGCAAGGCCCTGCGGGACCGCAGCCAGGTGCCGATCATCGTGATCAGCGCCCGCAGCGACGAGACGGACCGGGTGGTCGGACTGGAGCTCGGCGCCGACGACTACGTCTCCAAGCCGTTCGGCGTGCGCGAGGTGATCGCCCGGATAAGGGCCGTGATGCGCCGGGTGCAGCCGCGCGCCGCCGACGCGCCCGCCCCCGGCCCCGACCGCTACGGCCCCCGCCTCACCGTCGACCGCAAGGCCGCGCGCGTCCACCTCGACGGTACGGAGGTGCCGCTCGCGCCCAAGGAGTACGACCTTCTCGCCTTCCTCACCGAGGAGCCGGGCGCCCTGATGTCGCGCGAGCAGATCATGGAGGCGGTCTGGGACGCGAACTGGTTCGGCCCGACGAAGACGCTCGACGTCCATGTGGCCGCGCTGCGGCGCAAGCTCGCCGGGGCCATCACGATCGAGGCGGTGCGGGGGGTGGGGTTCCGGCTCATCGTCACCGAGGCGGCCGAGGCGGCCGAGACCGCCGGCTCCGCCCGTGAGGGCGACGGCACGCCATGATCCGTCAGCTCATCCGCAGCTACGTGCTCCTCGTGGCTGTGGCGATCGCCCTGTTCACCGTGCCCGTGGCGTTCACGCTCACGGATCAGCTGCGGGACGACACCAGCGAGGCCGTCCAGCGCGAGGCCGAGACGATGGCCCGGCTGCTGGGCGTGGGCGACACCGCGTCCTGCGAGGCCCTGGCGCAGCTCGCCGGGGCGTACCCGCCCGACGAGGAGAAGGTCGAGGTCACCGCGACCGACAGGTGCGCGCCGGACAGGCTGCGGGAGCCGACGGCGGACGCGGCGCTGGCCAGGGCCCTGGAACGCGGTGAGAGCACCGTCGACTGGGGCTCCGACTTCATCTGGGGCGAGAACCTGGTGGTCACCGTCCCCGCCTTCGAGCGCTCGCCGGACGGGGAGACGCAGACGGACGAGGTCGTCGGTGCCGTCCGGATCATGTTCTCGACCGACCACCTCACCTACCGCCTCTGGACCATCTGGGGCTTCCGGGCGGCGCTGGCCGTCGTGGTCCTGTTGGCCGCCGCGGTCATCGGCGTGTTCGCCGCCCGGCGCCTGACCGCTCCGCTGCGCCAGCTCAACGAGATGGCCAGCAAGATGAGCGACGGCGATCTGACGGCCCGCTCCCCCGTGACGGGCCCCCAGGAGACACAGACCCTGGCGCGCACGCTGAACCAGGCGGGCGAACGGCTCGACACCCTGATCGCGTCACAGCGCATCTTCGTCGCCGACGCCTCCCACCAACTCCGCACCCCCCTCACGGCATTGCGGCTGTCGCTGGACAACATCGCGGACGGGGTGGACGACGAGTTCGTACGGGAGGACGTGGAGCAGGCGACCGCCGAGGTGGTCCGGATGAGCCGCCTGGTCAACGGTCTGCTGGTGCTGGCACGGGCCGAGGCGAAGGTGACGGCGGCGGAACCGCTCTCCCTGCGGGACGTCATCCAGGAGCGCCTGGACGTGTGGAGGCCGGCCGCCGACGAGCGCGGAGTCACCATCACGCTCAGGGGGAGTGCCGACGGCC
The DNA window shown above is from Streptomyces akebiae and carries:
- a CDS encoding response regulator transcription factor, with the translated sequence MRVLLVEDDEPVAESLRRGLLRYGFEVQWVNTGGAALSYDGPYDVVLLDLGLPDTDGLDVCKALRDRSQVPIIVISARSDETDRVVGLELGADDYVSKPFGVREVIARIRAVMRRVQPRAADAPAPGPDRYGPRLTVDRKAARVHLDGTEVPLAPKEYDLLAFLTEEPGALMSREQIMEAVWDANWFGPTKTLDVHVAALRRKLAGAITIEAVRGVGFRLIVTEAAEAAETAGSAREGDGTP
- a CDS encoding HAMP domain-containing sensor histidine kinase, coding for MIRQLIRSYVLLVAVAIALFTVPVAFTLTDQLRDDTSEAVQREAETMARLLGVGDTASCEALAQLAGAYPPDEEKVEVTATDRCAPDRLREPTADAALARALERGESTVDWGSDFIWGENLVVTVPAFERSPDGETQTDEVVGAVRIMFSTDHLTYRLWTIWGFRAALAVVVLLAAAVIGVFAARRLTAPLRQLNEMASKMSDGDLTARSPVTGPQETQTLARTLNQAGERLDTLIASQRIFVADASHQLRTPLTALRLSLDNIADGVDDEFVREDVEQATAEVVRMSRLVNGLLVLARAEAKVTAAEPLSLRDVIQERLDVWRPAADERGVTITLRGSADGRPLVLASPGHLDQVLDNVLSNALEVSPDGATITVSVETRGDEVVLSVLDEGPGMSDAEKSRAFDRFWRGQGLTGKSGSGLGLAVVKQLVTDDNGTVALKDAPGGGLCVALTLRAARQGGG